TCCCCATAAACCAAgccgcacgcatgcacacgcacacacatgcacacacacgcacacacacactttccataGTTGGAGTGGTGAGGCCAGTGTATCACCTGTTCGTCtgtcatcacccctctctctggTGAATGGACTTTTCCCATCacactgactggttggctgagaAGTGAGAACACACATGCTGACAGACTGGCCATTcgatctctgacacacacacacactgtctcctgATTACCTCATTGTGTGTGCTGGCCCGTCTTTCTTTTCCCGGTGTTAACGGTTCCGGTGCATTAACGACCAGGTGTTGTCGGAGCACACGTACACCTCCTGTCTTACAttaccctccatctctcccccatccatccatccgtccatccatctcacccccatccatccatccatccgtccatcctcctccctcattctgTTCTCAGATGTGTGGTTGATTAACATGTGTGATAAGCAGGTATATTAAAGGGGCTGATACACTGTAGGGGGTTAGTTTGTGCACAGACACAGAACAGGAAGGagcacagaacaggacaggaaggAGCACACATCAGAATACAACAGCTGGTttcacattttttgtttgtttcattaATTTCCTTCCCACGTGCTAAAATGTGTAAAGGACTGTCCTCCCTTCCCTCATCGTGCTTGGAGAAGTGAGTATGGAAGTGTGTAgtactgtatgtagtgtgtagtgtgtagtactgtatgtagtgtgtagtgtgtagtatgtagtatgtactactgtatgtagtgtgtagtgtgtagtatgtagtactgtatgtagtgtgtagtgtgtagtactgtatgtagtgtgtagtgtgtagtatatagtacggtatgtagtgtgtagtgtgtagtatgtagtactgtgtgtagtgtgtagtatgtagtatgtagtactgtatgtagtgtgtagtatgtagtatgtactactgtatgtagtgtgtagtgtgtagtgtgtagtatgtagtactgtatgtggtgtgtagtatgtagtatgtactactgtatgtagtgtgtagtgtgtagtatatagtacggtatgtagtgtgtagtatatagtactgtatgtagtgtgtagtatatagtactgtatgtagtgtgtagtgtgtagtatatagtactgtatgtagtgtgtagtgtgtagtatatagtactgtatgtagtgtgtagtgtgtagtatatagtactgtatgtagtgtgtagtatatagtactatatgtagtgtgtagtgtgtagtatgaaATGtgtagcacaggaggttggtggcaccataACTGGGGAGACATGGTTGGATGCCAGTCcatttatgagccgtcctcccctggtatgtagtatgtagtatgtattgtgtagtatgtattgtgtagtatgtattgtgtagtatgtattgtgtagtatgtagtgtgtagtgtgtagtattatgtactgtgtagtatgtagtgtgtagtatgtattgtgtagtatgtagtatgtattgtgtagtatgtggtgtgtagtatgtattgtgtagtatgtagtatgtattgtgtagtatgtattgtgtagtgtgtagtatgtattgtgtagtatgtagtgtgtagtgtgtagtattatgtactgtgtagtatgtagtgtgtagtatgtattgtgtagtatgtagtatgtattgtgtagtatgtggtgtgtagtatgtattgtgtagtatgtattgtgtagtgtgtagtatgtattgtgtagtatgtattgtgtagtatgtattgtgtagtatgtattgtgtagtatgtattgtgtagtatgtattgtgtagtgtgtagtatgtattgtgtagtatgtattgtgtagtgtgtattgtgtattgtgtagtatgtattgtgtagtatgtattgtgtattgtgtagtatgtattgtgtagtttgtattgtgtagtgtgtagtatgtattgtgtagtatgtattgtggagtatgtagtgtgtagtatgtattgtgtagtatgtagtatgtattgtgtagtatgtattgtgtagtatgtattGTGGAGTATGTAtcgtgtagtgtgtagtatgtattgtgtagtatgtattgtgtagtatgtattgtgtattgtgtagtatgtattgtgtattgtgtagtatgtattgtggagtatgtattgtgtagtatgtattgtgtagtatgtagtgtgtagtatgtagtgtgtagtatgtggtgtgtagtatgtattgtgtagtatgtagtatgtattgtgtagtatgtattgtgtattgtgtagtatgtattgtgtagtatgtattgtgtattgtgtagtatgtattgtgtagtatgtattgtgtagtgtgtgaggaTGCATCATAGTTTCTAAAGAGAGATCAGTGTGTTTTGTTGAAGGAGAAGGTTAATGTGATTGTTGAAGGAGAAGGTTGATGTGGTTGTTGAAGGAGAAGGTTGATGTGATTGTTGAAGGAGAAGGTTGATGTGATTGTTGAAGGAGAAGGTTGATGTGATTGTTGAAGGAGAAGGTTGATGTGGTTGTTGAAGGAGAAGGTTGATGTGATTGTTGAAGGTGAAGGTTGATGTGATTGTTGAAGGAGAAGGTTGATGTGATTGTTGAAGGAGAAGGTTGATGTGATTGTTGAAGGTGAAGGTTGATGTGATTGTTGAAGGTGAAGGTTGATGTGATTGTTGAAGGAGAAGGTTGATGTGATTGTTGAAGGAGAAGGTTGATGTGATTGTTGAAGGTGAAGGTTGATGTGATTGTTGAAGGAGAAGGTTGATGTGATTGTTGAAGGTGAAGGTTGATGTGATTGTTGAAGGAGAAGGTTAATGTGATTGTCGAAGCAGGAGGTTGATGTGATTGTTGAAGGTGAAGGTTGATGTGATTGTTGAAGCAGGAGGTTGATGTGATTGTTGAAGGTGAAGGTTAATGTGATTGTCGAAGCAGGAGGTTGATGTGATTCGATTTTTAGATATAGAGCACaaactaaatgtgtgtgtgtgtgtgtgtgtgtgtgtgtgtgtgtgtgtgtgtgtgtgtgtgttccagagcaAAGGGGATGCGGGTGAAGTTGAGTCACCTGGCTGACAAACAGGAGtggacacatcacaaacacaggtaacctatctatctatctatctgtctatctgtctatctgtctgtctgtctgtctgtctgtctgtctgtctgtctgtctgtctgtctatctgtctgtctgtctatctgtctatctgtctgtctgtctgtctgtctatctgtctgtctgtctgtctgtctgtctgtctgtctgtctgtctgtctgtctgtctgtctatctgtctgtctgtctgtctgtctgtctgtctgtctgtccaccatTCTACACCAGTGAGCTACTGCAGTCTTGAGTTACGTCAGGAACTGTGGGTTGTTTAACTGACATCAGAGCTTCTCCctaatctctttctctccataacCTCATGACTCTTCTAAAGGGTCCATGAGGACAGGACTCTTCAGGATCTGGAGTCTCTACTCAACAGCAAGAGTAAGATCtagtccatctcttctctctctctctcttgtttgtccccctctctcttctatcgctcttctcttttcctctcttctatcgctcttccttttctctcccgctctcatctctttctctctctattctatctctctctccctatctctttttcgctttctccctttctctccctccttctcttctctaatTACACTGATACGTTTCCGTGGCAATGTATAGTTTGACTTGTTGAAatgccccccctcctcccagtTGGCCAGAAAGCTTTCCTCTGGTTCCTGCAGTCTGAGTTCAGTGAGGAGAACCTGCAGTTCTGGTTGGCCTGTGAGGAGTACAGGGTTACCCCCCCATGGCAGCAGGGGGCCAAGGCCCAGTCTATGTACGGCCAATACATCAACCCTGGTTCACCACAGGAGGTAGGTGGAGTGTTGTTGTCTAAatgttgtatatatattttacagacGTTGTATAGATGTTGTGTGAATGTTGTAGAAGTAAGTAAGCCTTTTCTGAGCCAGAACAGTCCATAGGGGCGAGAGCCCCCCATTTCTCATATTTCTGTAGCATAAGGAAGCTCGATGTaaaggacaccccctggacaggatacTAGTGAACGTTGTACAGGCGTTGTCTGAACATTGTGTGTGTTGTTGCCAGGTGAACCTGGATGCTGAGACCAGGGAGGCTCTACTGCGAGTGATGGAAGAGCCTGCAGGCGACACATTCCACGAGGCCCAACAACACGTCTACCACCTGATGGCCAAAGACTCTTATCCTCGCTTCCTGCGCTCCCCACACTGCCTGGAGGCCCTTAGGGTTCCTTAGATATTCCACAGCGCCACCTGCTGCCCcggaggaccacacaacaacat
This sequence is a window from Oncorhynchus mykiss isolate Arlee chromosome 13, USDA_OmykA_1.1, whole genome shotgun sequence. Protein-coding genes within it:
- the LOC110495142 gene encoding regulator of G-protein signaling 4 isoform X1, which gives rise to MCKGLSSLPSSCLEKAKGMRVKLSHLADKQEWTHHKHRVHEDRTLQDLESLLNSKIGQKAFLWFLQSEFSEENLQFWLACEEYRVTPPWQQGAKAQSMYGQYINPGSPQEVNLDAETREALLRVMEEPAGDTFHEAQQHVYHLMAKDSYPRFLRSPHCLEALRVP
- the LOC110495142 gene encoding regulator of G-protein signaling 13 isoform X2, translating into MRVKLSHLADKQEWTHHKHRVHEDRTLQDLESLLNSKIGQKAFLWFLQSEFSEENLQFWLACEEYRVTPPWQQGAKAQSMYGQYINPGSPQEVNLDAETREALLRVMEEPAGDTFHEAQQHVYHLMAKDSYPRFLRSPHCLEALRVP